A genomic stretch from Cloacibacterium caeni includes:
- a CDS encoding glycosyltransferase family A protein, with amino-acid sequence MNFKEKITVITPTFNRAHTLNRVYDSLLRQSFKDFKWVIMDDGSTDHTEEVVGNFINENQIKIEYYKNPNHKKFYTVFKAIQNVTTPYFTIIDSDDAYLDDALEILIREADQLNPNKFISVIGHSVNQNGKLVGTLFPFDFDGSILQMRYKYKVRGDKNGLFITKPYLEFLENFDFEKYKNKYAPQRIFFQIYDAIGLKTRFINKAVRIYYYDLSDTQSMSNDRIKPSSYEGLAEGHLSFLNSYGNQLLSYPKALLRNLIGYQTYAIKSGRKISSIFTKIKNPWIKILGIITLPFSIIYQKLK; translated from the coding sequence ATGAATTTTAAAGAAAAAATCACCGTAATCACCCCTACTTTTAACAGAGCTCATACTTTAAACCGAGTTTATGATTCACTTCTTAGACAAAGTTTTAAAGACTTTAAATGGGTAATTATGGATGATGGATCTACTGATCATACGGAAGAAGTTGTCGGAAATTTTATTAATGAGAATCAAATAAAAATTGAATATTATAAAAATCCTAATCATAAAAAATTCTATACTGTTTTCAAGGCAATTCAAAATGTGACTACTCCATATTTCACGATTATTGATTCTGATGACGCATATCTTGATGATGCTTTGGAAATTTTAATTAGAGAAGCAGACCAGTTGAACCCCAATAAATTTATTTCAGTGATAGGACACTCGGTTAACCAAAATGGAAAATTGGTTGGGACTTTATTCCCTTTCGATTTTGATGGTTCTATTCTGCAAATGAGATACAAATACAAAGTAAGAGGAGATAAAAATGGACTTTTTATTACGAAACCGTATCTTGAATTTTTAGAAAATTTTGATTTTGAAAAGTATAAAAATAAATATGCACCTCAAAGAATTTTTTTCCAAATATATGATGCCATCGGTCTAAAAACCCGCTTTATCAATAAAGCTGTAAGAATTTATTATTATGACCTTTCTGACACTCAATCTATGAGTAATGATAGGATAAAGCCGTCCTCATACGAGGGGTTGGCAGAAGGTCATCTTTCTTTTTTAAATTCTTATGGAAATCAATTGTTATCTTATCCAAAAGCATTATTGAGAAACTTAATTGGTTACCAAACCTATGCTATAAAAAGTGGAAGAAAAATTTCTTCTATATTTACAAAAATTAAAAATCCTTGGATAAAAATTTTAGGAATTATAACACTCCCTTTTTCAATAATTTATCAAAAATTAAAATAA
- a CDS encoding phosphatase PAP2 family protein: MKNISIIWLPILFYFCGIELVVLFTQPSLFLDLNFFGVRVLFLIIFLAFLFLKNKISSKIFYLAEGITIYALMTFLYKETAVLNTLIFPKVDGFLSHLDQKIFGFQPSVIFSETFDSWYFSELFYFGYFSYYLLPLATFLIIYLKIPQKIEQFSFILITSFLLYYFTFILIPAEGPQFYFPFPENTIEAKGIFGNMVKLIQKNGEVPTAAFPSSHVGISWIVIFWLYQNFKKSVKYFIPFVVLLMFSTVYIKAHYFVDVVAGFISAPIVFFLTFKFYKFLNHKLDVRFD; this comes from the coding sequence TTGAAAAACATATCTATAATTTGGTTGCCCATTCTTTTCTATTTCTGCGGAATAGAATTGGTAGTACTTTTTACACAACCAAGCCTTTTTCTAGACCTCAATTTTTTTGGAGTTCGGGTTTTATTTTTAATTATTTTTTTAGCATTTCTCTTTTTGAAAAATAAAATTTCTTCCAAAATTTTTTACTTAGCCGAAGGAATTACAATTTATGCTTTGATGACTTTTTTATACAAAGAAACTGCTGTTTTAAATACTTTAATTTTTCCAAAAGTTGATGGATTTTTATCTCATTTAGACCAAAAAATATTCGGCTTTCAGCCTTCAGTAATATTTTCTGAAACTTTTGATTCTTGGTATTTCAGTGAATTATTTTACTTTGGATATTTTTCATATTACCTATTACCATTGGCTACTTTTTTGATTATTTATCTCAAAATTCCACAGAAAATAGAACAATTTAGCTTCATTTTAATCACTTCATTTTTACTGTATTATTTCACTTTTATATTGATTCCAGCAGAAGGGCCGCAATTTTATTTTCCGTTTCCAGAAAATACGATTGAAGCCAAAGGAATTTTCGGGAATATGGTCAAACTCATTCAAAAAAATGGCGAAGTTCCCACTGCTGCTTTCCCAAGTTCCCATGTAGGGATTTCTTGGATAGTTATTTTTTGGTTGTATCAAAATTTCAAGAAATCAGTAAAATATTTCATTCCATTTGTTGTCCTATTGATGTTTTCTACGGTTTACATTAAGGCACATTATTTTGTAGATGTGGTTGCTGGATTTATTTCTGCGCCGATTGTATTTTTTCTTACCTTTAAGTTTTACAAATTTTTAAACCATAAATTGGATGTCCGTTTCGATTAA
- a CDS encoding carbonic anhydrase, which yields MKAHTLETQATITPEKALIFLQEGNQRFVNNLKVNRNLLEQVNDTREGQWPFATVLSCIDSRTSAELIFDQGLGDIFSIRIAGNFANQDILGSMEFACNVAGSKLVVVLGHTKCGALKGGLDAPQIEGLGMDNLNHLIYHFESCIHEIIKEGEERSSKNDDLLDRLTLCNIKKTIEDIRHQSSTLRNLEKEGKIKIVGANYDVETGVVTWL from the coding sequence ATGAAAGCACATACATTAGAAACTCAAGCAACCATTACTCCAGAAAAAGCACTTATTTTTTTACAAGAAGGAAACCAAAGATTTGTAAATAATCTTAAAGTAAACAGAAACCTTTTAGAGCAAGTAAATGATACTAGAGAAGGACAATGGCCTTTTGCAACAGTACTCAGTTGTATCGACAGTAGAACTTCTGCGGAACTTATTTTCGACCAAGGTTTGGGAGATATTTTCAGCATCAGAATTGCAGGAAATTTTGCTAATCAAGATATTTTAGGCTCTATGGAATTTGCTTGTAATGTAGCAGGTTCTAAATTGGTAGTGGTTTTAGGACATACCAAATGTGGTGCTCTAAAAGGTGGATTAGATGCTCCTCAAATTGAAGGGCTTGGAATGGATAATCTTAATCACCTTATCTATCATTTCGAATCTTGCATCCACGAAATCATCAAAGAAGGAGAAGAACGTTCTTCTAAAAATGATGATTTATTAGATAGATTAACGCTTTGCAATATCAAAAAAACCATCGAAGATATTCGTCACCAAAGTTCTACTTTAAGAAATTTAGAGAAAGAAGGAAAGATAAAAATTGTAGGTGCAAATTACGATGTTGAAACTGGAGTTGTAACATGGCTCTAG
- a CDS encoding SulP family inorganic anion transporter, whose product MKKTNTLFGGIKENIPSGIVVFLVALPLCLGIALASGAPPLSGVLAGIVGGLVIGFISNSPISVSGPAAGLAAIVLGAITDLGSFELFLTAGLIAGFIQLALGFLRAGSISNYFPNNVIEGMLAGIGVIIILKQIPHALGYDKDFEGNLQIFDGFNLSEYLSGLANAITPGAVLVTIISLAILITWEKVNFLKKIKLLPGALVAVIVGILFNEVFRGSALEISSEHLVTLPVPQSVEDFKNLITFPDFSGFLNPQVWIIGATIAVVASIETLLCIEAADRIDVHKRITDTNLELKAQGIGNLVSSFIGGLPMTSVVVRTSANANAGATSKISAIVHGFLLLVSVLSIPFLLNKIPLATLAAVLLMVGYKLASPAKLSHFWSKGKYQFIPFIATIIAVVALDLLKGVGIGLAISILFLLLGNMKRAYYLSREDLESADEITIDLAEEVSFLNKAAIKKTLKNIKPNSKVIINAKKTSYVSDDIIDLISDFANVRAREEDIEVVLEGFKTSYKEYENDQHSHITISHRRVI is encoded by the coding sequence ATGAAAAAAACAAACACTTTATTCGGCGGAATAAAAGAAAATATTCCTTCGGGAATTGTAGTATTTCTCGTAGCATTGCCACTTTGTTTAGGTATTGCATTAGCATCTGGCGCACCACCACTTTCTGGGGTTTTAGCAGGAATTGTAGGCGGACTCGTGATAGGATTCATCAGCAACTCTCCTATTTCCGTTTCTGGACCAGCTGCAGGTTTAGCAGCCATCGTTTTAGGAGCCATAACCGATTTAGGAAGCTTCGAACTATTTTTAACTGCAGGTTTAATTGCAGGTTTTATACAATTGGCACTTGGTTTTCTAAGAGCAGGAAGTATTTCTAACTATTTCCCCAATAACGTTATCGAAGGAATGTTAGCGGGAATTGGAGTCATTATTATTTTAAAACAAATTCCTCACGCTCTAGGTTACGACAAAGATTTTGAAGGAAACCTTCAGATTTTTGATGGTTTTAATTTATCAGAATATTTATCAGGATTAGCAAATGCCATCACACCTGGAGCGGTTTTAGTGACGATTATTTCCCTAGCTATTCTTATTACTTGGGAAAAAGTAAATTTCCTCAAAAAAATTAAACTTTTGCCAGGAGCTTTAGTAGCGGTAATTGTTGGGATTTTATTCAATGAAGTTTTCAGAGGAAGCGCCCTAGAAATTTCTAGTGAACATTTGGTAACACTTCCGGTTCCTCAATCGGTAGAAGATTTTAAAAACTTAATTACCTTTCCAGATTTCTCAGGATTTCTTAATCCGCAAGTTTGGATTATTGGTGCAACTATCGCAGTAGTAGCTTCCATAGAAACATTATTATGTATAGAAGCTGCAGATAGAATAGACGTACACAAAAGAATAACAGATACTAACTTAGAATTAAAAGCACAAGGTATTGGCAACTTAGTTTCTTCATTTATTGGAGGTTTACCTATGACTTCGGTGGTAGTAAGAACTTCTGCAAATGCTAATGCTGGTGCAACAAGTAAAATTTCGGCTATTGTTCATGGTTTTTTATTGTTAGTATCTGTTTTATCTATTCCATTTTTATTGAACAAAATTCCTTTGGCGACTTTAGCAGCAGTTTTATTAATGGTAGGTTATAAATTAGCAAGCCCTGCAAAACTTAGCCATTTCTGGAGCAAAGGAAAATATCAATTTATCCCTTTCATCGCTACTATTATTGCGGTGGTAGCATTAGATTTATTAAAAGGAGTAGGAATTGGTTTAGCCATCAGTATTCTGTTCTTGTTGCTCGGAAATATGAAACGTGCTTATTATTTGAGCAGAGAAGATCTAGAAAGTGCTGATGAAATCACCATAGATTTGGCAGAAGAAGTTTCATTCTTAAACAAAGCAGCCATCAAAAAAACGCTTAAAAATATTAAACCCAACTCTAAAGTGATAATTAATGCTAAGAAAACTTCTTATGTCTCTGATGATATTATAGACTTAATCTCAGATTTTGCCAATGTAAGAGCCAGAGAAGAAGATATAGAAGTGGTTTTAGAAGGTTTCAAAACTTCTTACAAAGAATACGAAAACGACCAACATTCACACATTACCATCTCACACAGAAGAGTAATTTAA
- a CDS encoding glycosyltransferase, giving the protein MEKKKILIRIGSLRHGGAEKVLVTFLKNLPKDQYEIDLLLNLYSGKYLTEVPAWINVLYLNKGEMITTNRIQDIPKKAYRVLYQKLLQKFPKILYSTILKNKKYDVEFAAIHGMRDDILNSPIKSSKKIVWIHNDLRKTEFHHYTDQEICKFFGFDKIMVISEHIQKDFESLAQNEVEKSKIVRIYNPLDTEEILLKSQEPRIKNQDQQPTFVSVGTVFPQKGFDRLLKVHKKLLDEGFNHRIQIIGDGYDFENIKNLKKELGVNETAEMLGFTDNPYPSIKAADFYILSSRYEGFPTVLFEAITLKKNIIATDVSGVQEMLENGKLGLIVENSEQGIYEGMKKALTEPEFFEQYQENLKDYKMPFNLENSVNKIMEIIDYY; this is encoded by the coding sequence TTGGAAAAGAAAAAAATCCTCATCAGAATTGGATCTCTGCGTCACGGTGGCGCAGAAAAAGTTTTGGTGACTTTTCTTAAAAATCTTCCGAAAGATCAATACGAAATCGATTTACTGCTGAATTTATACTCTGGGAAATATCTTACAGAAGTTCCTGCTTGGATTAATGTACTTTACTTGAACAAAGGTGAAATGATTACCACCAATAGAATTCAGGATATTCCGAAGAAAGCATATCGTGTTTTGTATCAAAAATTATTACAGAAATTTCCGAAAATTCTCTATTCTACGATTCTAAAAAACAAAAAATATGATGTAGAATTTGCTGCCATTCACGGAATGAGAGACGACATTCTGAATTCTCCTATCAAATCTTCTAAAAAAATCGTTTGGATTCACAATGACTTAAGAAAGACAGAATTTCACCATTATACCGACCAAGAAATTTGCAAGTTTTTTGGTTTTGATAAAATCATGGTGATTTCTGAACACATCCAAAAAGATTTCGAAAGTTTAGCCCAAAACGAAGTCGAAAAATCTAAAATTGTGAGGATTTATAATCCTTTGGATACTGAAGAAATCTTATTAAAGAGCCAAGAGCCAAGAATCAAGAATCAAGACCAACAACCAACCTTTGTTTCGGTGGGAACTGTTTTTCCACAAAAAGGCTTTGATAGATTGTTGAAAGTTCACAAAAAATTGCTTGATGAAGGGTTTAATCATCGCATTCAAATCATTGGAGATGGTTATGATTTTGAAAATATTAAGAATTTAAAAAAGGAATTAGGAGTTAACGAAACCGCAGAAATGCTGGGCTTTACAGACAATCCTTACCCTTCTATTAAAGCAGCAGATTTTTACATATTGAGCTCTAGATACGAAGGTTTCCCTACTGTTTTATTTGAAGCCATCACTTTGAAAAAAAACATCATTGCTACTGATGTTTCAGGAGTTCAAGAAATGTTAGAAAACGGAAAATTAGGTCTTATTGTAGAGAATTCTGAACAAGGAATTTACGAAGGCATGAAAAAAGCATTGACTGAACCTGAATTTTTTGAACAATATCAAGAAAATCTGAAAGACTATAAAATGCCGTTCAACCTAGAAAATTCTGTGAATAAAATTATGGAAATTATTGACTACTACTAA
- a CDS encoding serine O-acetyltransferase, whose translation MSEKTIIQKDFYRESGKWLSTGEIWAKCINPNLHYVYLLRKCQQHSKKSVLGIFWRFVLRHHQIKYGFQIYPETQIGEGFYLGHWGTVVINPKVKIGKNCNIMQGVTIAQANRGKHEGVPEIGNEVWIGTNAVIVGKIKVGNNVLIAPNVYLNTDVPDNSVVVGNPAQIISKLNATEDYINHKV comes from the coding sequence ATGTCAGAGAAAACAATCATCCAAAAAGATTTTTACAGAGAAAGCGGAAAATGGCTTTCAACAGGTGAAATTTGGGCAAAATGCATCAATCCTAATTTGCATTACGTTTATCTTTTGAGAAAATGCCAACAACATTCCAAGAAATCGGTTTTGGGAATTTTTTGGAGATTCGTTTTGCGCCATCATCAGATTAAATATGGTTTTCAAATTTATCCAGAAACACAAATTGGCGAAGGTTTTTATCTAGGACATTGGGGAACGGTGGTGATTAATCCAAAAGTAAAAATTGGCAAAAACTGCAATATCATGCAAGGAGTAACCATCGCACAAGCGAACCGAGGGAAACATGAAGGCGTTCCAGAAATTGGAAACGAGGTCTGGATTGGCACAAATGCTGTCATCGTTGGAAAAATAAAAGTTGGAAATAATGTCTTAATCGCTCCAAATGTTTATCTCAACACAGATGTTCCCGACAATTCTGTAGTAGTAGGAAATCCTGCTCAAATTATATCAAAACTTAATGCTACTGAAGATTATATCAATCATAAAGTATAA
- a CDS encoding carbonic anhydrase yields the protein MGKSYETIFENNRKWVEEKLGQDADFFKKLAEGQSPEYLYIGCSDSRATAEELMGMKPGEVFVHRNIANLVNTLDMSSTAVIQYAVQHLKVKHIIVCGHYGCGGVKAAMTPQDFGLMNPWLRTIRDVYRLHQEELDAIKDEQLRYDRLIELNVQEQCINVIKMASVQERYILDHYPIVHGWVFDLKTGKLIDLNIDFEEILKNIQKVYDLTNSDWVMSRKNNKNF from the coding sequence ATGGGTAAAAGCTACGAAACTATTTTCGAAAATAATAGAAAATGGGTTGAAGAAAAACTCGGTCAAGATGCTGATTTTTTTAAAAAATTAGCAGAAGGACAAAGTCCAGAATATCTTTACATAGGTTGCAGCGACAGTCGTGCAACCGCCGAAGAATTAATGGGCATGAAACCCGGCGAAGTTTTTGTGCATAGAAATATTGCCAACTTGGTGAATACCCTTGATATGAGTTCTACTGCAGTCATTCAGTATGCAGTACAACATTTAAAGGTAAAACATATTATTGTGTGCGGTCATTATGGTTGCGGTGGTGTAAAAGCAGCAATGACGCCTCAAGATTTTGGATTAATGAATCCTTGGCTCAGAACCATAAGAGATGTTTATAGATTGCACCAAGAAGAATTAGACGCCATAAAAGACGAGCAATTACGCTATGATAGATTGATTGAACTCAATGTTCAAGAGCAATGCATCAACGTTATTAAAATGGCTTCGGTTCAAGAAAGATATATTTTAGACCATTATCCTATTGTTCACGGTTGGGTTTTCGACCTAAAAACAGGGAAGTTAATTGACTTAAATATAGATTTCGAAGAAATATTGAAAAATATTCAAAAAGTTTATGACCTAACCAATTCTGATTGGGTGATGAGCAGAAAAAATAATAAAAACTTCTAA